In Paraburkholderia caribensis, a single window of DNA contains:
- a CDS encoding YchJ family protein, which produces MTASTQQRPTDCPCGGAAPNRRDSDKPPRFADCCGRFIDGGAAAPTALELMRSRYSAYVLGESQYLRETWAPQTCPADLDVDPSAADAPRWLGLQIKRFTPLDATHAEVEFVARYKVGGRAHRLHESSRFSRGEDGQWRYVDGDVSDR; this is translated from the coding sequence ATGACGGCATCAACACAACAACGTCCGACCGATTGCCCTTGCGGCGGCGCCGCGCCGAACCGGCGTGATTCGGACAAGCCGCCGCGGTTCGCGGATTGCTGCGGCCGGTTCATCGACGGCGGCGCGGCCGCGCCGACTGCGCTCGAATTGATGCGCTCCCGCTATAGCGCCTACGTGCTCGGCGAATCCCAATATTTGCGCGAAACGTGGGCGCCGCAAACCTGCCCCGCCGATCTCGACGTCGACCCCAGCGCCGCCGACGCACCCCGCTGGCTAGGTCTGCAGATCAAACGCTTCACGCCGCTCGACGCCACGCACGCTGAAGTGGAATTCGTCGCGCGCTACAAAGTGGGTGGGCGGGCGCATCGGCTGCACGAATCCAGCCGCTTCAGCAGAGGGGAAGACGGGCAATGGCGTTACGTCGATGGCGATGTAAGCGATCGCTGA
- a CDS encoding acyl-CoA dehydrogenase family protein, translating to MLLDQDHLMIRDAVRTFVRDAVTPNAARWDRERTFPADVHRQLAELGAYGVLVPEEYGGAGLDALALALILEEIAAGDGGTSTAISVNNCPVCSILLAYGNEQQKRDWLTPLARGEMLGAFCLTEPQAGSDASALRTTATRDGDCYVLNGVKQFITSGKNGNVAIVMAVTDKSAGKRGISAFIVPTDTPGYVVARLEEKLGQHSSDTAQIVFDNCRVPAAHLIGAEGEGYRIALSGLEGGRIGIAAQSVGMARAALEAALAYAKERESFGQTLFAHQAVQFRLADMATQLEAARQLIWHAASLKDAGRPCLTEAAMAKLFASEAAERICSAALQIHGGYGYLSDFPVERIYRDVRVCQIYEGTSDIQKILIARGLS from the coding sequence ATGTTGCTCGATCAGGACCACCTGATGATCCGCGACGCGGTACGCACTTTCGTGCGCGATGCCGTGACGCCGAATGCGGCGCGATGGGACCGCGAGCGCACGTTTCCCGCCGACGTGCATCGCCAACTCGCCGAACTCGGCGCGTACGGCGTGCTGGTGCCGGAGGAATACGGCGGCGCCGGGCTCGATGCGCTCGCGCTCGCGCTGATACTCGAAGAGATCGCGGCGGGCGACGGTGGCACGTCGACGGCGATTTCCGTCAACAACTGCCCCGTCTGCAGCATTCTTCTGGCGTACGGCAACGAGCAGCAAAAACGCGACTGGCTCACGCCGCTCGCGCGCGGCGAGATGCTCGGCGCGTTCTGCCTCACCGAACCGCAGGCGGGCTCCGATGCCTCGGCATTGCGCACCACGGCTACCCGCGACGGCGACTGCTACGTGCTCAACGGCGTCAAGCAGTTCATCACGAGCGGCAAGAACGGCAATGTCGCTATCGTGATGGCCGTCACGGACAAAAGCGCCGGCAAGCGCGGCATCAGCGCGTTCATCGTGCCGACGGACACGCCCGGTTATGTCGTCGCGCGGTTAGAGGAAAAACTCGGGCAGCATTCGTCCGATACCGCGCAGATCGTCTTCGACAATTGCCGCGTGCCGGCCGCGCACCTGATCGGCGCGGAAGGCGAAGGCTACCGGATCGCGCTGTCGGGGCTCGAAGGCGGGCGTATCGGCATTGCTGCGCAGAGCGTCGGCATGGCGCGCGCGGCGCTCGAAGCGGCCCTCGCTTACGCAAAGGAGCGCGAAAGCTTCGGGCAGACGCTCTTCGCGCACCAGGCCGTGCAATTCCGTCTCGCCGACATGGCGACGCAACTCGAAGCGGCGCGCCAGTTGATCTGGCACGCGGCGTCGCTGAAGGACGCGGGCCGGCCATGTCTGACGGAAGCGGCCATGGCCAAACTGTTCGCCTCCGAGGCTGCGGAGCGCATCTGTTCGGCCGCGCTGCAGATTCACGGCGGCTACGGCTATCTGAGCGACTTTCCCGTCGAACGCATTTATCGCGATGTTCGCGTCTGCCAGATCTACGAAGGCACAAGCGATATCCAAAAGATTCTCATCGCACGCGGACTGAGCTGA
- a CDS encoding SDR family oxidoreductase has product MKTVLIVGASRGIGREFVKQYRHDGWRVLATARDEASLGELVALGAEAFSLDVAAPEDIAALGWKLDGERLDAAVIVSGVYGPQTEGVETVTADDFDFVMTTNVRGPMQLIPVLLPLVEDARGVLAVLSSRMGSIGETTGTTGWLYRASKAALNDVLKVTSLQTRHATCVSLHPGWVRTDMGGASAALDPAHSVRGMREVLAQAASTPHLFHGRFFQYDGTAIDW; this is encoded by the coding sequence ATGAAGACAGTGTTGATCGTAGGCGCGTCGCGCGGCATCGGACGCGAGTTCGTGAAGCAGTATCGGCACGACGGCTGGCGTGTGCTCGCCACCGCGCGTGACGAGGCGTCGCTGGGCGAGCTCGTCGCGCTCGGCGCCGAAGCGTTTTCGCTCGATGTCGCCGCGCCCGAGGACATTGCCGCGCTCGGCTGGAAGCTGGACGGCGAGCGGCTCGATGCGGCCGTGATCGTGTCGGGCGTGTACGGGCCGCAGACGGAAGGCGTGGAAACCGTCACCGCCGACGACTTCGACTTCGTGATGACGACCAACGTGCGCGGGCCGATGCAGCTGATCCCCGTTCTGCTGCCGCTCGTCGAGGACGCACGCGGCGTGCTGGCCGTGCTGTCGAGCCGGATGGGCAGCATCGGCGAGACGACGGGCACCACGGGCTGGCTGTATCGCGCGAGCAAGGCGGCGCTCAACGACGTGCTGAAGGTGACGTCGCTGCAGACGCGCCACGCGACCTGCGTGTCGCTGCATCCGGGCTGGGTGCGCACCGACATGGGCGGCGCATCGGCTGCCCTCGATCCCGCCCATAGCGTGCGCGGCATGCGCGAAGTGCTGGCGCAGGCGGCCAGCACGCCGCATCTCTTTCACGGCCGGTTCTTCCAGTACGACGGCACGGCGATCGACTGGTAA